One stretch of Harmonia axyridis chromosome 1, icHarAxyr1.1, whole genome shotgun sequence DNA includes these proteins:
- the LOC123671294 gene encoding coiled-coil domain-containing protein 113-like, producing the protein MAEPNPDESSSVASTKESIDVTDDSKKEPPSEVASVANSAEKESTIGNDPSITTATSDTSSSSSTESEEEDQEMYPMVEEPVIKKNPLDDLPNEELARVVHELQAEYKHMTTENDMFERYLNFNDPQLLEGMAMTIENAIKMQGTEVVRRTTLADTYSVKSYTSATKIESSVTGTNSIIDKGPRINLTQKSDMVMKEMEELQKGLNKFYKDSHKKKCILKAELEEVGIELSETADDLNQFEQTVVIEGVDPLTQRIPAEKFIRYVQEWLKSSLAVIQKYRLRQSTLTAHLKKLKQTLKEKRELGESLHAVDFEKLQIENNHFLKEIDLRTLQLIDLKRMNGGANLILTNQKKFLMKQISEMQKIQRDIDETRNKIEDLERETEKAEEQLDRVKVHYENIRQMIEEYKVPEVMEYVRIKGKVYELQKNIKIWSRRSHLQDVALNSSIREMRNITGSKKVLDHWFEISHPQTTTSDLELKIKQRNSEDEEEEDSASEEFKFDMF; encoded by the exons ATGGCAGAACCCAATCCAGATGAATCGAGCTCGGTTGCATCTACCAAAGAATCGATAGATGTTACTGATGATTCTAAAAAAGAACCACCATCGGAAGTGGCTTCTGTAGCTAATTCAGCTGAGAAAGAATCCACTATTGGAAATGATCCTTCGATAACAACTGCTACATCAGATACTAGTTCTAGTAGCAGCACAGAATCTGAAGAAGAAGATCAAGAAATGTATCCGATGGTGGAGGAGCCGGTGATCAAGAAAAATCCGTTGGATG ATTTACCAAACGAAGAACTCGCTAGGGTTGTCCACGAATTGCAAGCAGAATACAAGCACATGACAACTGAAAATGATATGTTTGAgcgatatttgaattttaatgatcCCCAGTTACTTGAAG GAATGGCTATGACGATAGAAAATGCAATAAAGATGCAAGGCACTGAGGTGGTTAGGAGAACTACATTGGCAGATACCTACTCAGTGAAATCCTATACATCAGCTACCAAAATAGAAAGTTCTGTCACTGGAACAAATTCTATCATAGATAAAGGACCAAG aataaatttAACACAGAAGAGCGATATGGTCATGAAAGAAATGGAAGAATTGCAAAAGGGTTTGAATAAGTTTTATAAGGATTcgcataaaaaaaaatgcatattGAAGGCGGAGCTGGAAGAAGTCGGAATAGAATTATCGGAAACAGCAGATGACTTAAATCAGTTTGAACAGACTGTTGTTATCGAAGGAGTTGATCCATTAACGCAAAGGATACCCGCGGAAAAGTTCATAAG ATACGTGCAAGAATGGCTGAAATCATCTCTGGCAGTTATCCAGAAATACAGACTGAGGCAAAGCACGCTTACAgcgcatttgaaaaaattgaagcaaACTCTCAAGGAGAAGAGGGAATTGGGAGAAAGCTTGCATGCAGTCGATTTCGAAAAACTCCAGATAGAAAATAACCATTTTTTGAAAGAGATCGACTTGAGAACTCTTCAACTGATCGATTTGAAACGAATGAACG GAGGGGCAAACTTGATTctgaccaatcaaaagaaaTTTCTCATGAAGCAGATCAGTGAAATGCAGAAAATACAGAGGGATATAGATGAGACGAGGAATAAAATTGAGGATTTGGAAAGAGAAACGGAAAAGGCTGAAGAGCAACTCGATAGAGTGAAGGTGCACTACGAAAACATAAGGCAGATGATAGAAGAATATAAA gTTCCTGAGGTTATGGAGTATGTGAGAATCAAGGGTAAAGTCTACGAATtgcagaaaaatatcaagatatGGTCTCGGAGGAGTCATCTGCAGGAT gTAGCTCTCAACTCGTCCATCCGAGAAATGAGAAATATAACTGGCAGCAAAAAAGTATTGGATCACTGGTTTGAAAT tTCACACCCTCAAACAACAACTTCAGatttagaattgaaaataaaacaaaggaaCTCTGAAGACGAAGAGGAAGAGGATTCGGCGAGTGAAGAATTCAAATTCGATatgttttga
- the LOC123671298 gene encoding AN1-type zinc finger protein 1-like → MRSLNVSNSSNMELPSVGAHCCQENCNALDFLPYVCTCCKTFCLEHFTAHSVDCQIGDNVVSELKKIENFLTCSEEGCHERSIIPLVCQNCSKHFCVKHRHIGECVKKTEDEYKAAREILAIPTNQFNAAKANSDREINKKIENAMKNDNKRKLALKVQLMRLKSKAVGLQSIPPTERVYFNILLPSKSEKAVYVSNVWTIGRTIDYIAEICHLKNNNNKSGELKLRLFKTDKNILSHVMSDSIKNLIDSQVILDGESIIIEYVSDNCVVLN, encoded by the exons ATGCGCTCACTGAACGTGTCTAACTCTTCTAATATGGAATTACCTTCTGTTGGTGCTCATTGTTGTCAAGAAAACTGCAATGCACTCGATTTTCTTCCTTATGTTTGTACTTGTTGCAAAACATTCTGCCTAGAACACTTTACTGCTCATAGTGTAGATTGCCAAATTGGGGATAATGTTgtttctgaattgaaaaaaattgaaaatttccttaCATGTTCAGAAGAGGGGTGTCATGAAAGAAGTATCATACCGTTAGTATGCCAAAACTGCAGTAAACATTTCTGTGTCAAACATCGGCATATTGGTGAATGTGTTAAAAAGACAGAGGATGAATACAAAGCAGCAAGGGAAATACTAGCTATTCCTACTAACCAATTCAATGCAGCAAAGGCTAACTCTGATAGAGAA ataaacaaaaaaattgagaatgcTATGAAAAACGATAATAAACGAAAATTAGCGCTGAAAGTACAATTGATGCGTCTGAAATCCAAGGCCGTTGGACTCCAATCAATACCACCTACAGAAAgagtttatttcaatattctcttACCTTCAAAATCAGAGAAAGCTGTTTATGTTTCTAATGTTTGGACCATAGGAAGGACCATCGATTATATTGCAGAAATATGTCActtgaaaaacaataataataaaagtggTGAGCTCAAACTAAGACTATTCAAAacagataaaaatattttatctcaTGTCATGTCAGATAGTATTAAAAATTTGATAGACAGTCAGGTTATCCTAGATGGAGAGAGTATTATAATTGAATATGTGAGCGATAATTGTGTtgttttaaattga
- the LOC123671295 gene encoding testis-expressed protein 9, whose translation MEWDILKKEQEYLKENEIIESKTKALLRKVDDAMKMQENLLKESTMKIDLPKNFVAHQPKEVEEINIPRIPLNDPSVPNEDILNDMGQKGMHHFYRAKIKSLKEENDQLHADIKIMNSDTKQLQKDLQQCTEDKDKWFLQYNLGKSQISKLEHQISQLNTKLQAKDAENIAMKKEIDALKRELKAATQCTNANDLKLNRALEENEKNKILLRKLKKEEKDLRETHKKKVQELTSLVQQIEKHKNELIHGFRKQLQLIDNLKKQKAHLETFNLAQIAEAEFMKILDWRSEN comes from the exons atggaatgggatattttgaaaaaagaacaggaatatttgaaagaaaatgaaattatcgaatCGAAAACGAAGGCTTTATTGAGGAAAGTGGATGATGCTATG AAGATGCAAGAGAATCTCCTGAAAGAATCGACTATGAAAATAGATTTACCCAAAAACTTCGTAGCTCATCAACCAAAAGAAGTGGAAGAAATCAATATTCCAAGAATCCCTTTGAACGATCCATCAGTACCCAATGAGGATATTTTAAACGATATGGGACAAAAGGGAATGCATCATTTTTATAGAGCGAAAATAAAGTCGCTAAAAGAGGAAAATGATCAACTGCATGCTGATATAAAAATTATG AATTCAGATACTAAACAACTTCAAAAAGATCTTCAGCAATGCACAGAAGATAAAGATAAATGGTTTCTACAATACAATTTAGGAAAATCTCAAATAAGTAAACTTGAACATCAG ATTTCACAGTTGAATACAAAACTTCAAGCAAAAGACGCAGAAAATATCgcaatgaaaaaagaaatagacGCTTTGAAAAGGGAACTGAAAGCAGCAACTCAATGTACTAATGCCaacgatttgaaattgaatagagctttggaagaaaatgaaaagaacaaaatattgttgagaaaactgaaaaaagaagAGAAG gaTTTGAGAGAAACTCATAAGAAAAAAGTACAGGAGCTCACATCTTTGGTACAACAGATAGAAAAGCATAAAAACGAACTGATTCATGGGTTTAGAAAACAACTGCAATTGATagacaatttgaaaaaacagaaa GCTCATCTGGAAACATTCAACCTTGCTCAAATAGCAGAAGctgaattcatgaaaatattggacTGGAGAAGTGAAAATTGA